The Lytechinus pictus isolate F3 Inbred chromosome 14, Lp3.0, whole genome shotgun sequence genomic sequence TTTACGAGCGGACACGGAATTGCTGGAATGGTGTCGGGCGTTGAAGCAGCGATCCATTGCGGTGATGAACTTTGGCTTGGCGTTGGTATGGAGGTGTCACCGCTAAACTAACGCGAAAGCAACGCCGGCTTCAGCGGTGCACCGCTATGACAACGCCCGtgctttcgatttttttttttcattttgcgcGCGGTGACGAAATTCGACCCCCTCTCCCTACCGTTCAAGGACCGCTCCAGCAAAGTTCTGGAGGTGTGACCACTACTTTGAGTCTTTAACTCAATCAATGGTGCAAGTTTTTCTGCTGAAGAAACTAGCTAGTGATTGATGACTTTGTCTGGAATGCTAGTTTCCATGACAACTAAAGAAGTGGGTTGGAGTCACATCGCATCACCtgcatccatcatcatcatcatcatcatcatcatcatcatcatcatcattatcatcgtcatcaccatcatccatgtcatcatcatcatcaccagcaccaCAATTGACGCATCAGGAAACTTCATCATTAGGGGCAAGTTCTTTTGACGAGCATAATAAAGGGCCAGAGTTGACCTCAAGTTTACCAACATTTCCATTAGCACTTTCCTGtcaaaaatccccccccccccacccgaaaaaaaaatagtcatgaAGATTAGATTGTCTCTTACCCCGAACTACTAGTATATAGCTTATAATAAGTAGACATATACTTCATGTATACGAATTTTATTACAATGAGTAGTAAATTGGTAATTCGTGATAATCAAAATTGGTAATAAtatatttaggcctacattataTAAATGTATGTAACTAGACTCCTTCATCTCAGTAATGATTGAAACCCCAATCGAAATTTAGaaatttttaaacttgtaaaatTACTAAAAACTACAAATTTGGTGCTGGTCGGGTTGTGCAGTTTGCAATGGGCCTTAGAAATAAACTGCACTGTCATGACTGTACTGTTTTCATTGATTTCGTAGATAACGCAACATGGCAATCCAGTTTTCGCATCGGGGGCGCCAAAGGTGGTAGTCTGTTTGCAGATTCGTGGACCTATAAGTTCGTTCACCCTAAGGATGCTGTACAGGGCGACATCGTAGCAAATGTCTTTCAGGATGACTGCTCACCATTTAGTACTACCTTCATTGGTGATCGATTTCAAGGGGACCGTAAAGGTTATTgtacatgtttttcttttttaatttctgtatatcatgtttttattctgTGTTTGCGTTATAGAAAGGCGGATCAGTGCGATCTGGGGCCTGCTGCATAAATGAAATACTCtggcattttttttgccatATGTTTTTCAATGTGCTATTGTCAATGGCATATTTTGCTGCCATAATTTTTATCCATTTCCCAgattttttatggcaaaagttttatgcaacagaccCCCTGTGGTTCTTACTATGGCCATCAAAACTGACGGTCATGGGTCCTAATCCCAGCCATTGCAGAATTTCCTGTAGCAAGAAATGTATTCACAATGTGCTGCTCTCAACCCAGGTTGGATAAATGGGAACCGTAAATTCTCACAAAACTGTGAGCACTGGAATCGGTAACATATTACTCTGGGTAATATAGAAACGCCTTGAGCACCCAGTTAACAAGGTGGATCTATGGGTAGCTTAATGACcccatattatcattattattgtttgtattactattattatcattactattattatcaatataattattagtattagcaaccatataatcatgattattattatcattactatattattattattattattattatcatcattatattgaGTGAAGCATTTAAAGTCCTCGACACGATATCGGAAATTAGTCATATAGAGTCTGCACCCCTCATGGCAGGGACGAACTTATCCTTGATTTCTTCTTAACTTAACAAACAAATGTGAACGCTCCCTAAGAGAATAAAATATCACTACAAATATTGTAGTCATGAGatccaatgatgaagaagaaaagttTAACGTTTATTGGGTTAAAACGACAGTTTATTGGGACAAACGACGTagttgcaatttttcgtcaggtCCGAAACGTAGGACGAatctgctgttccggttcaccaattttggacAAAGACTCCGATATATTCATTgtaatttgacttgcatttcaATGCATTTGCTATGTTCTAGGATTCGGTTCGCGTAGCGGGGAAAGAAAATTGCTATTTTTTTCGCCATTGAACCAATTGAGACTCTATAAGTCGGGAACTTATGTCATGGGTATATAAAtgtaattgttaaaaaaaataattgaaaagtgTTAATGTCCTTACGGATTCCACATCTTCCCAAAATGAATTTACCAAAATCTATGGGTCTATCCCATACGGTTGCAAacagcaaaaataaaaatgatgaaatctaAATAATCAAAACAGAATTTACCTAGTAAAATGCAAACAAGCAAAGCAAAACTGCTTCAAGGGACAATTTATGAATTTAAGAGAACACTTTcacaattatttaatttttatagGATTGAATGAAAGGCAACTAGGCCTATATCCCAGAGAGTGGGAACAGCATATACGATTGTTGTTCGTGTTAAACAAAATGTTGTGTTAAACAATTGGTAAATGAAAGTAAACAGACTGTCTGGTaattcagaaaattatttttcacaaataaatcatgataaaaagcGATGTTGATCAACGTACGACTTTATTTTCATTGCAGTTCCTCTAATCAGTATGGGAGGCCTCCTGAACTTGACGAGTGGTATCCCGCATCCCGAAGAATGGTTCACTGTACCAGACTTCTGTCCTAAAGAGGTATGACGTCATCCATAATTGTCGTCGATGTGGCGATGACAGTATTCATGGTATTGTTTTATCTCAAACATCTGTTCTATTCCATGCATCTCACTCTAAATATGATTTTCAAGAATGATGTAAAATCTTGGAGTAGAATGCCTGAAGCAtaaaatgtacagtatgttaACCTGAATAACCAAGCAAAAAATGTAACTAGTTATCGAaagtagtaatgatgatgatgatgatgggctcttgtatagcgccggtatccgcctcagctgggcgctcatggtgcttgctcaaaaataggaaatatctcacaaatttcaatgtcttcaaacagtgcttaggatcatcattcagttcaagtactgtcctagtaatactacaattgagttattcttgcaataatgttggagtggggaacagcaaagtcttcaggtaagactcaaacgttgattgggtctctgctctcctgatgaattggggaaggctattccacagctttggtccagagatgtagaaggctctgtcaccccaagttgtgtggctgagagattctgtcagcaatgcttgatctgctgatctgagactgcgtgatggtctatgctgagataagagctctgatatgtagggtggagatttatcgttaagcgctttaaatacgaggaccccaagtttatagGCTATTCTCTGGTTGACAGGCAGCCAATGTAGGTCACGCAGAATTGGAGTAATGTGGACTCTCTTTCTTTGAAGGGACACAAGACGTGCGGCCATGTTCTGCAGACGCTGAAGTCTGTGCAGTTGATGTTGAGTCAAACCAGTCAAAATTGAGTTGCAAATGTCCAGTCGGGCTGTTACAAAGGCATGAACAAGGAGTTCAGCAACTTTCGATGCTTGCGGATCCTTCCAAGATTACGGATAGAGATACAGGCAGCCTTGGAAGTGCCTGTGACATGCTGCTCCATTGTAAGTGAGGAATCAAACACCACTCCAAGGTTTCTCACTTGATCAGAAGGCTTGATTAAAGAGTTGCCAATTCTTAGATGGTTTATTGTAACTTTGGCTCGTTGTTGACGAGATCCCACAACAAGGAATTCCGTCTTGTCCTTATTCATCTTAAGATAGTTATTAGACAGCCATTCCTGGAGGTCAGCTACACAGGATTCAATGCGCTGAAGTCCTAAATTGACCTCAGTTTGAGATGAGTTGACGGTACAGTAAATCTGTGTATCATCTGCATATCGGTGATACTGGAGTCCGTGCCTCTTGATGATGTGAGATATGGGCGAAGTGTACATGCTGAACAACTGCGGGCCGAGGACAGAGCCTTGATGAACGCCATACTTCAGCGTTGATGAGTCGGATCTGGCACCGTCGACGGAAACATAGCTCGTCCTTCCTGTCAGGTACGATCGAAACCACTGTAGTGCGACTCCGCTGATTCCATATAGGTCACTAAGTCGATGGAGAAGAATATCATGGTCGACAGTGTCAAATGCTGCTGAAAGGTCAAGTAGGACAAGAAGCGATATCTTCTTTTGATCCATGCCGGAAAGTAGATCATTCTGGACTCTGATGATTGCTGTCTCGACACTATGATTGGCACGATAGGCAGACTGGAATGTATCATGGAGAGAATTATCTGTGATGTAGGAACCCAACTGGTTCATCACGACGCGCTCCAGTGTCTTGCTCAAGAAGCTGAGGTTGGAGATCGGGCGATAGTTGCTCATGTTCTCTGGATCGAGTTTTGACTTCTTCAGCACTGGATTAACTTGTGCAACTCTCAGAACTTCTGGGACTTCTCCAGATTGTAAAGAGGTATTAATGATTGATGTCACAATAGGGATCACAGTAGAAGAACAGGATTTGAGCAACAGAGTTGGGATAGGATCCAGATCACATGATTttggtggtgaagatgatacAATGCGTCGTACCTCATCCTCTGTTACCTCTTCGAAAACCGACAAGTTACTAGGTGATGACAGTATTCCAGCAGAAGGAAGGCTTAGGTCATCAGCAATCTGGCATCCTTGGCGGATGTTTGAGATTTTTTCATCAAAGAACTTACAAAATTCTTTGGATAGCTGTTCCTTTGACTGGTGCTGTGGGAGAGGAGACTTGCTCTTGCGATGAAGGACTTTATCAGCAATACTGAAGAGTCGTCTCTGGTCTTTTGCATTCTCTGTGAACAGGTCATTGTAGTATGTTGACTTTGATTGACGAATGAGTCGATTGACCTTCTGCTTCTGCGATGTATACATCTGCCGATGAATCTCAAGTCCAGAGTTTCTCCACAAGGTCTCTAGGCGACGTCTTTCCCGCTTTTCAGTATGAAAGCTGCTCTTGAACCATGGAGAATGGGGTCTCAGAACCACTGTACGTGTCTTCATTGGAGCATGACTATCAAAATATTTCCAAGGATGGTGTTATACTGCTCAGCTTGTGATGACAATGAGTTAAGTTTCAACTCTGTACTGGAAAGCTTGGAAGACTTTATGTCATCACAGAGAGCCTCCTTACTGATGGCTGATACATTCCTTGTTTTTACTTCAACCTTCTGGTTCTGAGGGCGCTCAAGATACAGCTTGATGGTTATTGCTGAATGATCAGCTATCCCGTCGATGACATGCAGATCATCAAAAAAGGTTGGGTCTGATTCCCTGGTGATCAGTAAGTCCAGAGTGTGACCTTTTGTATGCGTAGGACAGGTAACACTTTGTCTAAGGTTGTGGCTAGAGAGGAGATTCTTGAAGGCACAAGCATTTGCATTTGACACTGAGTCGACATGAACATTAAAATCACCTGTGATGATAATAGGCATTTGATTCAAACATACATCTTCAATAAGTGACTCAAACTCTGCAGTGAACGCATCAAAGGAAGAACCTGTTGATCTAGTTGGTGGGCGGTACACTACAACAAGTAGGAGTGATAATGTTGAACTGACAATTTCAGCTGAGAAAACCTCAAAAGCCTTGGGGTTAGCAATACATTCAGGGAAACGCACATTCAGAGTAGACTTGTATAAGAGAGCAAGGCCTCCACCTCGTTTGTTGTTTGTGCGTGGAAAATGCTTGAACGTATAACCCGTTGGCGTGATGTCTCCGATGACAATATCGTCTCCAGTCTTGAGCCAGGTTTCACAAATGGCCACGATATTGTAGATAttgtatttatacatacataaatatgctctctctatctctctctctctgtatatatttgtgtgtgtgatcTTTCATCCCGATTGGTTAAATACCttgaaaatttacatttcaCATTTTGAACCGGGCATGGTGGCCCaatggtagagcgtccgcctcatgaacgggaggtcgtgggttcgatcctcggccgagtcataccaaagacttataaaaatgggaccttctgccttcttgcgagacgctcagcatttagattggagaagggtaataataacatattatgttatgtaGGGCCCGCGGGTAGAGCAGTatcctaactgaagtggctaccctgggtaaataaaacgttattattattatcattacggcatttatatattttccgagatgaaatatcatattgttgatatattttaattttttttaatttataattttgtttccccCAGATCAACAGCCTAACGACAAACATGGCACGATCTGCACCATACCTACCAAATCTGGACTTCCTTCAACTGCCTctacttttttaaaatacaatggGCATCCTTGAACAAACTGAAATATAGTGACGAAAATCATCCCCCATGTCGACGAACAAGAAATTCATCCTTGAAATGCACATGGAACGGTGTCATCATGTTCACCGttacacataaaaaaatatttatacactcttaaaatgttggccaacatactgtccacacagcAATTGGTTAAAGCTTTATCCatttctgggtagttttaaaccaaataatgtgtgctttgggtgaaaacttcacagtattggttgaaaactacccaaagttggataaatttttaaacaattgccgtgtggacagtatgttgcccaacatgtTAAAGAGTGTatagaatataattattttatacaatTCCATTCCATTCTCTAATCTTCCCCATGTTTCTTTGACATCCACACGCATTACGCTCACCCCTACccgtacttttttttcttgcaacctccatctctctctctctctcttccccctctctctcccagGGTGTGCAcgggtgtgtgtgagggagtctccctcacacacacacaaacacacttGTGTGCACCCTCACCCACCATGTTCTCTCTCATATACACGTCGACAAATGCACTATCGTTCTTTTGACATCCTTCCGCCCGTGATATACTTCAATGAGGAATCTAAAGACAAATTTATATCAGTAGGCCTACGTTTTACTAAATGAATCGGTATGATTAAATACATGAAAAGCGAGAGCGAAGGAAGAATTATGTTTCGCTAAGTGGCTAATGTACAACAGTACCGCCCACATAAAATGCATGAAGGCAAGTGCGCATGAAAGCGAAGAAAGAGTCTGTTTCGCAATTGTATACCGTCCATTACTCGTTCAATAATCGACAAAGCTATTTTTTAACACGATTGCACATTTCAGAACGTGATGCCCTAATGGCAAAGGGCACTTTCCGTTATTGATCACAATTTTTATTGACTATATTCAAAGCAATAACGGGTTAATTGTTAATGACGGTCGGCGAACTTAAACATAGGCGTCGACTGACTGTATTGGCCTGTGGTGAAATGGAAGTCTATATGAAAGcattaaataaaaagttataaaaACTGACGAGAAGATGAAATCACAGAACAAACTAGATTCCTTAATTCTGGATCGTCAAATGAATACtcaaattaaaatcaaagtCTATTTCATTCCTCTTCTTAGTTATAAAAGGGAATTCAATTGAGACATATAACGGCAATTGTACGATTATCTCTGATTGTTGTCCATGTTTTACAACCATGATTAAACcaattattaataaataaactaTATATTCGTATACCTTGTATTTGTAGTTTCTTTAATCATCAATAACTCAAAACGATTACATGAAGAGTGGTCGAATCATACATTAGTGATCAAACTACTGTgagagcccccccccaaaaaaaaaaaacgacaccTCACATATCACCATTTTAAGGAAAATATATCATGAACGCATAATCATTATTGCCTGAAAGAGTATGTTCTCCCGAATAATTTGATACCCTATTTATGCGGTATGTGTAAACGCTTGGATGATCAGTAGGTATTCTCTGCAGTGATATAAATTTTgacttgcgccaaagtaagacatgactgcaatgaatgaatcgaGATGTCAATGCCATatgagttagtaaacatatttgcgaatcccttttcaatgaaatcaattttgagAGTTAATACTAAAAAACgtttatcaaacaattataatgtaaattattgaaaaggtgttttgaaatggatgtTAATGCAACCGTTGTAGAATTATAACATCATTGaaatctggattcattcattgcagtcatgccttactgtGGCGCAAATCAAactttacatcactgcaaagaatacctcctgatcatccaaACGTTAACacatggtatcaaattatttgggagaacataCTCCTTTAggccatatataataattatgtgttcatgacataaTTTTTCCTTAAagtggggatttgtgaggtgtcattttttttaactctCACGGtagaaagaaaattatataacTGTTATATCACTGAATATCATTTGAGTTCAACAGAACTAGCTCTTCTCGAATTAACAAATACCATAATTGACTCCTTTGAGCACGACTCATTCGCAATAGGGATATTTATTAACTTGTCAAAGGCGTTTGACACAATTAATCATAATATACTTTTATCAAAACTAACTAACTATGGTATTCGTGGAACTGCCCTCGACCTTTTTTCTAGTTACCTCTCAAATCGTAAACAATGCACCGTTTATAACTCCGTTCAGTCTGAATTTAGAACAATTGAATGTTGAGTACCACAAGGGTCGTTCCTTGGCccacttttgtttattttatctatTAATGACATTTATCGTTCGTCAAATCTCCTTTCCTTTGTCATGTACGCCGACGATACCAATATTGTTTATTCTGATAGTAATCTGTATCACTTGTGTGAAACTGTAAATATTGAACTAACAAATGTTTGTAAATGGTTTTGTGCAAACAAGCTTACCGTTAactataaaaaatgcaatttcattATATTCCGTAACTCCACAAGTATTGATCTTAATCATGTAGTGGTGAAACTTAACAACCAAATTATTCCCAGAGTTGAAAATACCAGTTTCTTGGCGTTATCATTGATAGTAATTTAACATGGATACAtcacataaatgaaattgagaacaaagttgcaaaaaatattggaataatacATCGCTTAAGTTTTTACTTGCCTAAAACTGCATTGCGTACATTATTGCTATTTAATCTTGCCATATCTTTATTACTGTAATTTGGTCTGGGCAAACACATAATAAACCCATCTTAAGAAATTATGTtcccttcaaaataaaattgtgcgTATTATTTCTCCAGACGACAAGATACCACTAGCAAATACTAAAAATTAGTTTCATTccctaaaattgttgaaattagaCGACATCAATAAACTTCAACAATGTCATTTTCTCTAGAGGTGTTTAAATTCTCAAATTCCACAAAAATTTCGTGATTTGTTTACGCATGTTTCCAACATACATAATTTTGATACCCGCTCAAATATTCATTCCCAAACATAGAAAAAATAATCTTCCAACACAACATTCGTTATACTGGCCCCAAATATGGAACGAAATTCCGGATTACATAAAATAATCTCTATCGTCAACTAGCtttaattataaaatgaaaaaactgcttctgtcattttatatatgaatattttccacCTTACGTTTCCTTTTGACTTAAGTTAACATGATAATATGAACCATGGACAATTGTTGTTGCGGCATTTATATTTTGCCCCCACTGATGCATTTGTTGAGCATTCTATTTTATACAGTAATTCATGCCCGCCTCCTCGCTCACGTCTCCCTCTCTCGttccctttccttctcttcttttctctgccctttcctttgtattgtatttttgtctatAGGCGTATGGGCATATCCCGCCACAAGCCTCGgcttttagggtatacgccttcttctttaaaccaaacatatacatatttatattcttcataacaatttgatttttgtatgaattaatgtttatgaaaaatgttttgaaatggaagaaaataaatgtttatttgaattgaattgaaaaatgatACGCCGAATTCTCGAATGCGTTTTTCCTGATGCTACTTTCGTCAAGGagaataaatattcataattaaTTTCTGGATCCGTTCTCggtgctaatttttttttcatgattttgatatATCGTCAAAGTGATAAAGCGAACTTTATATTAGTAACAAACATCAAGTggagataataatgataacaataataataaggaTACTATgcagcatttatatagcgcttgatacaaatgtttctaagagCTGcttactattaccccggctctaGCACGGCTATCCTGGCGCTCGAGCagtcaaggaattccttcctaccggaccgggtacccatttactacacctgggtggagagtgacttaatgtagataaacgccttgtcAAAGGACGCTAGTGCTGTTGCGGAATTTGAACGCCGGACCTTGTGGTTTAAaatccggagacttatccactgagccacaacacctcgaCGAGATAACCACATCCCGCTTGAACGGACCTCCccttttacatttcattttctatattatttttcaattcaattcaattcaattcaaaatggtttattaaaaatactttctttgcggcaaaagccgaattgcaaaagtttacatttcaaacaaaatcatcaataacaaGGTAAAAATAACTTATAGTACTACGGACAAATTTCAATATAGACATATATGTAACAaagtatataataaataaatttaaatcgaTGCTCACTGATCAAATAGGAAAATATGCAAAGTACATGTTAATATACCAGATGTGTTACAATGATCATTTTAGATTTTCTCGTTTGTAAGAAATATGTCAATTTAAACCTGATATTagattgtaaaaaataatacaagaatATGGGTTTAAGTGGGTGTGTTTGtaaagagagacagatagagCTGATAAATGGAATGTGAGatgtagaagaaaaagagaaaagcaagaaaagggaaggaagagggagagagagagggaggatcACACCCGGTTATACTGAACAATGTCTTAATGATTTGTGTGACAAATGGCAAGATGTGATAACTTAGaattataaaaattacattcatATAATGTTCACATTTATTAGATAAGAATAAACTTATCCGAACTGAGATGAGTGGATACAGGA encodes the following:
- the LOC129276266 gene encoding development-specific protein LVN1.2-like; the protein is MSHSEGFFTYQYGAFDFERKMFGYNMSVTYPNGTSTLIRLIQNYAQKYQYIILDALRYCQKQEVTEPQPTNCIPNNATWQSSFRIGGAKGGSLFADSWTYKFVHPKDAVQGDIVANVFQDDCSPFSTTFIGDRFQGDRKVPLISMGGLLNLTSGIPHPEEWFTVPDFCPKEINSLTTNMARSAPYLPNLDFLQLPLLF